In Patescibacteria group bacterium, a single window of DNA contains:
- a CDS encoding type Z 30S ribosomal protein S14, producing the protein MAITSQVVKSRRKPKFSTRKIRRCWRCGRNHGYIRKFQMCRICFRELAGKGDIPGVKKASW; encoded by the coding sequence GGCTATTACGTCACAAGTTGTTAAATCACGAAGAAAACCGAAATTTTCTACCCGCAAGATTCGTCGTTGTTGGCGTTGTGGTCGCAATCACGGTTATATACGCAAGTTTCAGATGTGTCGTATTTGTTTCCGTGAGCTAGCGGGAAAGGGTGATATTCCGGGAGTGAAAAAAGCCAGCTGGTAA